Part of the Lycium ferocissimum isolate CSIRO_LF1 chromosome 6, AGI_CSIRO_Lferr_CH_V1, whole genome shotgun sequence genome, CATAGTGCAAGTTTTACACATTTTTGCTTCTTCCGTTCACTTCTTAGTGACTCAAGAACTATACACAAACTTTGCTCCGATGGAGATTTGGATGattaatccttcaaataaatgTTTGCAAAAGCCAATGAACCCTCTAGATCACGACGGGATCAGATTTTGAGAGATATTCCTTCTCAACTCCGCTGCACATGACTAGTAGGCGCTCTTGCAGATTAGAAACTATGTTTTTTGTGATCCTTTTCTGATGTCTCGAGTACTTCAACCAACCAATTCCCAGTTGTACTTGGACGTTGCATCTTCCCGATCTTGAGGGGACATTCTCAACCTGGTATCTCAGGTGAAGCTGCCAAAACACAAAACAAGGAAAGAATGAATCAACGAAGTAGCCCGAAAGACAAGTTAAAATGGAAAATAAGTAGGTGTTTGACCATAGGTTATACTCTTGGCaaaggagagaagagagcacttcatttggaatttatgaagaTTCTGGAAAACCAGTTTGGAGAATTTAtccaaatttgaaatccaactccAAGTTGGATTTCAAAATGTTATAACCAAACAacaattttgaaataaagtgaaaaataactccggaaaaaagtgaataattctcatggccaaacgggcccttgAGTCTTAATACAAGGAGTATGCCAGTGTCCTTACATTGAAATAATCACCCAATGGAACTCCATGAAGAGTCATGACCTCTTCTATGAGCCAGCCGTTTTTATCAGAAAGGCGAGATCTCTGCTGCGTGCTTGTTACCTCACCTCGATAACGGGATATACACTTATCAAATTTATAATAAAGTTGCCTCTGATGCACATCAGGCTTCTCAGATTCTTCCCAGGGACtataagaataattaagacaACCGACTCTTTCCATGACCTTACGATCAAGTTCATTCCCACTGAATAATTCCATGAAAAATTCTGTCTGCAAACAACCAGAAAATCAAAAATTGCAAGTCAGAAAATAGTTCTTACcgtaaagaaaaaggaaattataACAAGACAATAAAAATCCATGTCATGGTGGGTTCATTATGAGTTGCCCCTTTCATTTTTGGTTCTGCATTTTTGGTACATCTAGAGGAAGATTGTATTCTTCATGCAAAAAATAACTTAATGCTATTAGAGGaaacaaataaatgaaaatagaaATGAAAACGTACTCTCACATGAAGAGCAACCTTTGGCCAAAAATAGAAGGTAAAAGTAACTTTTTCTAGAAAGAAATGTGAAACGTCATAAAGAATTCCTATTTCATAAGCTCTGATTTTTTACTACAACTATAGAGCAATTAACAGATAGTCTTAACTATAATTGAGGCAATTTTAACGGAAGTTGGTGAACAATTTAACCACCACTACATGCAGGCCTTTAATCCCATCTCAACCGAAATCCATCCAATATACTCAAACCTAAAATCTCtggaacaaaagaaaaagaataacatATAGGACGCCAAAACATGCTAGAGATGTGTGTGCATTTGTGTGTGTCAAAGGCGGATCCAGGACTTAAATACGGGTTCAATCTTTAAGGTTCTTAgtattgaacccattatatttgtaaaattatgggttcaaatgcaattttagtgattttttatacataaatttatgttcCGCTTTAAAAGTACTTGGTTCAGATGAACCCGGTATCTGCATGTTGCATCCGCCACTGGTGTGggtgtgtgtgcgtgtgtgtatAGAGAAAGAGAGATAACTTGAGGACAGGGGAGATACTCACTGGAACTGAAAGTACAGAGGAGTAAACGATAGACATATGTATATCCTCCACGCCAACGAATGATCCGCTCTCTTCCGATTGAAGGCTTTTGCCTTCAGAGTCATCATCTGCAGCTTGGAAGTCGTTGCCTATCGAATCCTCTTCTGCCATTTGAAGGCTTTTAGCTTCGGATTCTTCTTCAACTATCTGCACCTTCTGCTCGGGACTCAAAGCTCTTGCCTTCCACAATGCCATGATAGTCCTAGACACATAACCAAATGAATTAAAATTACTCGTTATCACTAAAAGCTTCTCAGAGGAGGAACCATCCCAAGCTGAAGGACAAATCTTACACTAAGGGtatggtatggaggaaaacattttccaaaaaaagttttcgaatttttccatgtttggttggtcaaaatgttttggaaaaatttttctctaggaaaacaagttccttaaaaatgaggagaaagacTTCCCTCAGAGAAGTAGGGAAATCGAGTTCCATAAGTGATATTCCAAGTTCGTCGTCTCCTCCCCACCCACCCAACGCCCCAAACTCCAACCCTTGACCAACCCACCCCCTGCCACTCCCGAACTCCCAGTCCCCACCCCATCCCGCCCCATAGTGTTTTGCTAGATTGCATACAAATGCTCTTGGGATAATATTCTTTTTACTTActaaacactagaaaataaataagaaattcacttgttttccaagagaacattttccttcataccaaacacaccctaagtaCTAGTTCAAAATAGGTTCTCTGTTCATAAAGAGGTGAAAAGTTACCTGTGAGCCACATTAAAAGAGACAAAAGAGTGGAAATGAAACTTCAGCCTGCCTTCCTGGTCTTGAGTCTTGGCACCATGCCTTGCATCAAAACCTTTACCTGGCTTTAAAGTCATGATAACATTTGGGCTACCCATTGATGCCAAAGTAGGAGATTCAACTTGAATGTCTTCAATATCTtcccaaagaaggaaaaatttggTCTTATGTCCAAATAGATCAGAATGGAACCCAATTATTCTTGCAGACAAAAATAGACGGCCCTGAACCAAATATCAAGATTGAATGCATTAATAAAGAAAGCATCATATCTCCGCAAGTTGGCAGAGGCTCATTTACAACTTTGACAAGATACCAGAGCCATATCAGACAGAGAGCACGTCAGCAATCTTGACCAATTGATGCAGAATacactaaggggtcgtttggttgctagttagagttatgcaggCTTTAGTCATTCATGTATTACTTATTCATGGATTAGTTATTTCATCTTCTACTCCACATAAAATAATAGATAAATTGACTCATAACCTATACACGTTTTAGTTATGCGGTATTGTAAACTGTATTTTGTGTGCTGAATTTTATACGCATCAACCAAaatgctaccaaacatggtactaGTTATGTTGGTTTTACTACATGAATAATTCACTTCCTACCCAGCAACTAAACAACCCCTAAGGACACTGTTCAAAAGCAACATTCCATGATTTATCCACACAAAGAATCAATAAACATAGCTACCTGGAGGGGCATCTTGCGTTTCAAGTGACAGGCAAAATCATTGATGAGAAATTCCTCTGGTGGAAGCCCAAAGAGCTTTTGGAATGCTGAATTAGTCTGAGGAGATCGTAGTTTTATCTGCAAAAATTATTCAGAGAACACCGTTAAGCAAGactaagaaagaaaaataaagcataGTTAATGAGATCCATTGACCATGTAACTTTAACTGCAGAAATGGATGATGTACCTTCTTCCCCACTTCCTTCTCCATCTTAGACAGATAGTCTTTGACAACATTGCTACCCTTTGTATTATTCAAGAAAACTCTTAAATGCAGTTTGGACTGGCATGCCTGAGCCAACTTCCCTTGAAGAGGAACCCAAACATCAGACAGATCTGATATATTAGTTTTGACAAAATTGATTTCAGCATGCCCAAGAGATGTAGCCTCACTAAAAGGTCCATCGAAATCAAACACTTCTACGTCCAGAACAGATGGTGGGTCGTCCATTGcatcaaattcaaatatttctGCATGTAACGAGGTTCAAACCACTAATCAAAACTAATGAAAAGATGACCTTGTATAAATGCTCAAATGACGGCAGCTAGGAGAGGCAAACGGGCAGGTCGGATCGGATATGGACGGGTCGAAAATGGGTTACACAAAAACAGATAAAATATCCGACCCGCTCATATTTAACACGGATAATAAGTGGGTTAACCGacgtataatatggatatccatattctCCATGGTTTCAGGAATAGTAGTGAGAATACAAGGTAAGCCAAAATAAGCTTAGACTACCTGAAAGCCAGACAAATGGGTATTGATAACATGGATATCCAGATATCCATATTTAGGTGGATAATATCCATATCTGATCCATATTTAAAAAGTTAGTTATCCAACACATATCTAATGAGTCGGATTGGATGGTTACTTATTTTTCTTAACCATTTTGCCAGCTCTAACGACTGCTATAGAACTTCAAATAAAGACAACTGATTCTTCAGAAGATAAAAATCTACCATTCCATTTGGGATTAGACTTTTGGAACTTGATTGAACTGGTTCTAGTTTTCCCGTTGCATGTAAACACCACATACGGGTCAGAGAACCCACTTGAGTCAACAGCTGCCAAATTGTTTCCTTCAATTAAGGCAACGGTCAACAGCCAACCATCCCCTTGTGCTTTGATTCCATGGTCACTTCCTGGTTAAATCATCAAagataaaacacatcaaacaccTTCGAAAAACAATGTATACATGTTAAAGACGTTATAGGTGAAAGTTCTTAAAAGTCAGCATGTGAACATGGGAAGAAGAACATTCACCACCCCGGGTATTCGAAAAACATTATTATGTGCCTCACACAACTGACACAAGTTGTGTGAGGCTTCCTTTTGTGTTACAATAAAGTGGACCAGAAGTTTGTGGACCCAAATGTGTAAGATTTGGGTCCACTTTTTTATGAAGCTAAAAGAAGTAGCTTTTTCTCTACTACTCTACAAAAGTACTTTTCCAACGAGCACTTCTGACAAAAGTACTTTGCAGAATAAGCAGATTTTggaagtttggccaaacaggctattaacCAAACAAAAAACTAATAACCGTATACCTTTTTGCACTCTAGCCCGCATGAAGCGTGATATCAGCTCCAGCACCCGTTTTCCTTGAAGTACTAGCACTCCAcacacaattaattcaccaatAGAATCCGGTAAGTCAAGGCCAACAAACTCAAGCCCTTGTATTGTGCTAGGCATGGCCAACAAGATGTGCACCAATACATACAACCCAATGAAAAAGGTCGAAATTACAGTAAAATTAGCAAAGTACTGGACAGCCAGCTTCCAATCGGACTGTTTCTCCACTTCTAGAGATGCCAAAACTTGTTCTTTCTCCGTACCTATGTCCTTCGCGTCGACTGGCTTTACATTCTGGGATAATAAATTCGCATACTGCTCAAAGCTCTCCTTAATACCTTGCCGTGCACCGTTTTCTATCATACCTTTCATCATAGTGCTTTGCAAGAAATTCATCCTCCATGATACTACTAACCTTGAAGACTGTTCTCCCGAAGGCAGTTCCGGCCCAGGGGTAATATTGTAAAGTACTTCTGTCCTGAAAGTGCTTCCATACGGAGCATCCGGGGTACTCACAACAGCTAAAACAGCGAAACACTTACCGTCGGCTTTAAGATACGTTTGGTCCTCTGTAGTTTTTAAAGCCTTGACCAATCTACTTGCAGCTTTGATAAAAGTAACCACCCTTTTTATACTCTCATTTTCAAGTTTCCAAGGCCCGACTTTCAACTCTGTGGATCCCTGAATATCTGCCAAGGATTTAAAGAAGGTTGAATCCGGCGAAAAAAGGTACGAATTCAATTCATGAGGGGCAATAGCATACAATTGATCCACTACTACCCCGGGAAGGTTCGAAACTTCGGTACTTCCTTGTTCTTTCACCTCCATGGTTTTCaataattcttgaaagtttCCCGATGTGGA contains:
- the LOC132060345 gene encoding C2 and GRAM domain-containing protein At1g03370 isoform X1, with amino-acid sequence MKLLVRVIEARNIPAMDPNGFSDPYVKLSLGKQKFRSKVVKKNLNPSWCEEFAFKVDDLKEELIISVLDEDKYFNDDFVGQIKFPVSQVFESNDKSLGTAWYTLQPKHKKGKNKDCGQILLTICFSQGNTLADLQSVGDHGSKKLPDVALTESPSLSSNGTVRSSSPSRSEEAAEKPHAQTFAGRLAQIFNKNGENAVSTTNPKAPDITATTESASTAASENAQEEQQSTSGNFQELLKTMEVKEQGSTEVSNLPGVVVDQLYAIAPHELNSYLFSPDSTFFKSLADIQGSTELKVGPWKLENESIKRVVTFIKAASRLVKALKTTEDQTYLKADGKCFAVLAVVSTPDAPYGSTFRTEVLYNITPGPELPSGEQSSRLVVSWRMNFLQSTMMKGMIENGARQGIKESFEQYANLLSQNVKPVDAKDIGTEKEQVLASLEVEKQSDWKLAVQYFANFTVISTFFIGLYVLVHILLAMPSTIQGLEFVGLDLPDSIGELIVCGVLVLQGKRVLELISRFMRARVQKGSDHGIKAQGDGWLLTVALIEGNNLAAVDSSGFSDPYVVFTCNGKTRTSSIKFQKSNPKWNEIFEFDAMDDPPSVLDVEVFDFDGPFSEATSLGHAEINFVKTNISDLSDVWVPLQGKLAQACQSKLHLRVFLNNTKGSNVVKDYLSKMEKEVGKKIKLRSPQTNSAFQKLFGLPPEEFLINDFACHLKRKMPLQGRLFLSARIIGFHSDLFGHKTKFFLLWEDIEDIQVESPTLASMGSPNVIMTLKPGKGFDARHGAKTQDQEGRLKFHFHSFVSFNVAHRTIMALWKARALSPEQKVQIVEEESEAKSLQMAEEDSIGNDFQAADDDSEGKSLQSEESGSFVGVEDIHMSIVYSSVLSVPTEFFMELFSGNELDRKVMERVGCLNYSYSPWEESEKPDVHQRQLYYKFDKCISRYRGEVTSTQQRSRLSDKNGWLIEEVMTLHGVPLGDYFNLHLRYQVENVPSRSGRCNVQVQLGIGWLKYSRHQKRITKNIVSNLQERLLVMCSGVEKEYLSKSDPVVI
- the LOC132060345 gene encoding C2 and GRAM domain-containing protein At1g03370 isoform X2, translating into MKLLVRVIEARNIPAMDPNGFSDPYVKLSLGKQKFRSKVVKKNLNPSWCEEFAFKVDDLKEELIISVLDEDKYFNDDFVGQIKFPVSQVFESNDKSLGTAWYTLQPKHKKGKNKDCGQILLTICFSQGNTLADLQSVGDHGSKKLPDVALTESPSLSSNGTVRSSSPSRSEEAAEKPHAQTFAGRLAQIFNKNGENAVSTTNPKAPDITATTESASTAASENAQEEQQSTSGNFQELLKTMEVKEQGSTEVSNLPGVVVDQLYAIAPHELNSYLFSPDSTFFKSLADIQGSTELKVGPWKLENESIKRVVTFIKAASRLVKALKTTEDQTYLKADGKCFAVLAVVSTPDAPYGSTFRTEVLYNITPGPELPSGEQSSRLVVSWRMNFLQSTMMKGMIENGARQGIKESFEQYANLLSQNVKPVDAKDIGTEKEQVLASLEVEKQSDWKLAVQYFANFTVISTFFIGLYVLVHILLAMPSTIQGLEFVGLDLPDSIGELIVCGVLVLQGKRVLELISRFMRARVQKGSDHGIKAQGDGWLLTVALIEGNNLAAVDSSGFSDPYVVFTCNGKTRTSSIKFQKSNPKWNEIFEFDAMDDPPSVLDVEVFDFDGPFSEATSLGHAEINFVKTNISDLSDVWVPLQGKLAQACQSKLHLRVFLNNTKGSNVVKDYLSKMEKEVGKKIKLRSPQTNSAFQKLFGLPPEEFLINDFACHLKRKMPLQGRLFLSARIIGFHSDLFGHKTKFFLLWEDIEDIQVESPTLASMGSPNVIMTLKPGKGFDARHGAKTQDQEGRLKFHFHSFVSFNVAHR